A stretch of the Nakaseomyces glabratus chromosome L, complete sequence genome encodes the following:
- the GLN4 gene encoding glutamine--tRNA ligase (CAGL0L04532g~Ortholog(s) have glutamine-tRNA ligase activity, mRNA binding activity, role in glutaminyl-tRNA aminoacylation and cytosol, mitochondrion localization) yields MSLEKFGYEEAKIKEITKNQKILSELEKLLGEVQVGELDKTQRAILHQFATLLAKRKDAGEVSTALVVENVVNGGIKTNLQIDAAFKYVVAHPDVDQETLAAEAGIGVHVGEEDVRRKVVEYIESNKSKIEEQRYKLVPGIMADVKKMPELKWAEPRLFKPIIDEEILKAIGPKDERDVVKKQPKAKKNAKKDDSGDKSSDSKGEKRTMFTEGFLGDLHKVGENPQAYPELMAEHLKATGGKVHTRFPPEPNGYLHIGHSKAIMVNFGYAKYHDGVCYLRFDDTNPEAEAPEYFESIKRMVSWLGFKPWKVTYSSDYFDKLYELAEVLIKNGKGYVCHCTAEEIKRGRGIKEDGTPGGERHACKHRDQSVEKNLEEFRAMRDGKYKPGEAILRMKQNLESPSPQMWDLIAYRVLNAPHPRTGTKWKIYPTYDFTHCLVDSFENITHSLCTTEFYLSRESYEWLCDQVHVFRPAQREYGRLNITGTVLSKRKIAKLVDEHFVRGWDDPRLFTLEAIRRRGVPPGAILSFINTLGVTTSTTNIQVVRFESAIRKYLEDSTPRLMMILDPIEVVVENLPEDYEELVTIPYRAGTKEFGDRNVPFTNKFYIERADFSENTEDKEFFRLTPNQPVGLIKVPYTVSFKSVEKDADGKITRIHVKYDNEDKPVKPRTYIQWVPISKKYNSPVRVSETRVYNQLFKSENPSAHPDGYLKDINPESEVIYDKSVIEHNFDHVIKNSPWVVDSVKNSEFYVKEDKSGKEICRFQAMRVGYFTLDKESTDDKIILNRIVSLKDNTK; encoded by the coding sequence ATGTCTTTGGAGAAGTTTGGGTACGAGGAGGCGAAGATCAAGGAGATTACCAAGAATCAGAAGATTCTGAGTGAGTTGGAGAAGCTTTTGGGCGAGGTCCAGGTCGGGGAGTTGGACAAGACGCAGAGGGCTATATTGCACCAGTTTGCGACGCTACTGGCCAAGCGGAAGGATGCCGGTGAGGTGAGCACTGCTCTGGTTGTGGAGAATGTTGTGAACGGTGGTATCAAGACCAACTTGCAGATAGACGCTGCGTTCAAGTATGTGGTGGCACACCCGGATGTGGACCAGGAGACGCTGGCCGCCGAGGCTGGTATTGGTGTGCATGTCGGCGAGGAGGATGTCAGACGCAAAGTTGTGGAGTATATCGAGAGCAACAAGAGCAAGATTGAAGAGCAGAGATACAAGCTTGTGCCAGGGATCATGGCGGATGTCAAGAAGATGCCAGAGTTGAAGTGGGCTGAACCACGTTTGTTCAAGCCTATCATTGATGAAGAGATCCTGAAGGCCATTGGTCCTAAGGACGAGAGAGATGTGGTCAAGAAGCAGCCTAAGGCAAAGAAGAATGCCAAGAAGGATGACAGTGGCGACAAGAGCTCTGATTCAAAGGGTGAGAAGAGAACCATGTTCACTGAAGGTTTCCTAGGTGACCTGCACAAAGTCGGTGAGAACCCACAAGCTTACCCTGAGTTGATGGCAGAACACTTGAAAGCCACTGGTGGCAAAGTCCACACCAGATTCCCACCTGAGCCAAATGGTTACTTACATATCGGTCATTCCAAGGCTATCATGGTCAACTTCGGTTACGCCAAGTACCACGACGGTGTGTGCTACTTGAGATTTGACGATACCAATCCAGAAGCTGAAGCCCCAGAGTACTTTGAGTCCATTAAGAGAATGGTTTCGTGGCTGGGCTTTAAGCCATGGAAGGTTACGTACTCCAGTGATTACTTCGATAAGCTGTACGAATTGGCTGAGGTTTTAATAAAGAATGGCAAGGGTTACGTTTGTCACTGTACTGCTGAAGAAATCAAGCGTGGTCGTGGTATCAAAGAGGATGGTACTCCAGGTGGTGAAAGACATGCCTGCAAACACAGAGATCAGAGTGTAGAAAAGAACTTGGAAGAATTCAGAGCTATGAGAGATGGTAAGTACAAGCCAGGTGAAGCTATTCTGAGAATGAAGCAAAACCTAGAATCTCCATCTCCACAGATGTGGGATTTGATTGCCTACAGAGTGCTAAACGCTCCACATCCAAGAACTGGTACCAAATGGAAGATTTACCCAACATACGATTTCACACACTGTTTGGTTGATTCTTTCGAAAACATCACACACTCTCTATGTACTACTGAATTTTACTTATCGAGGGAGAGTTATGAATGGCTATGTGACCAGGTTCACGTCTTTAGACCAGCACAGAGAGAGTATGGTCGTCTAAACATCACCGGTACGGTTTTATCCAAGCGTAAGATTGCTAAGCTTGTTGATGAACATTTCGTTAGAGGTTGGGATGACCCAAGATTATTTACTTTGGAAGCCATTCGTAGACGTGGTGTTCCACCAGGTGCAATCTTATCTTTCATCAATACACTTGGTGTCACAACAAGCACAACCAATATTCAAGTTGTTAGATTTGAGAGCGCAATCAGAAAGTACTTGGAAGATTCTACTCCAagattgatgatgattctTGATCCAATTGAGGTCGTTGTTGAAAACCTACCAGAGGACTATGAAGAACTTGTTACTATTCCATACAGAGCTGGTACCAAAGAATTCGGTGACAGAAATGTCCCATTCACTAATAAGTTTTACATTGAAAGGGCAGATTTCTCCGAAAATACAGAAGACAAGGAATTCTTCAGACTTACTCCAAACCAACCGGTTGGTTTGATTAAAGTTCCATACACTGTTTCTTTCAAGAGTGTTGAGAAGGATGCTGATGGTAAGATCACTAGAATTCATGTTAAGTACGATAATGAAGACAAGCCAGTGAAGCCAAGAACTTACATCCAATGGGTTCCTATCTCCAAGAAGTACAACTCCCCAGTACGTGTTTCTGAAACCAGAGTTTATAACCAACTCTTCAAGTCTGAAAATCCATCCGCTCATCCAGATGGTTATTTGAAAGACATCAACCCTGA